In Gemmatimonadota bacterium, one DNA window encodes the following:
- a CDS encoding (2Fe-2S)-binding protein, whose amino-acid sequence MADRKQKAAPEEPSAAQENGGTRFTRRGFLKGAGAGAVTAAVAPAVLVSGAKTATAQEAEGVMSATVTLDVNGQSHNVDVEARTTLADALRDRLEITGPKVVCDRGECGACTVVMDGRLVFSCMTLAMDAQGRKIETVEGLADGDDLHPLQEAFIEKDALMCGFCTPGFLVSSKALLDANDNPTPEEVREGLSGNICRCGTYPHVFEAVMSAAEKMRKGG is encoded by the coding sequence ATGGCTGACCGAAAACAAAAAGCCGCGCCTGAAGAGCCATCGGCCGCGCAGGAAAATGGCGGTACCCGGTTCACGCGGCGCGGTTTTCTCAAGGGCGCGGGCGCCGGTGCGGTGACTGCGGCCGTGGCGCCAGCCGTCCTGGTTTCAGGTGCGAAGACGGCGACCGCCCAGGAGGCCGAGGGCGTCATGTCGGCGACGGTTACGCTCGACGTGAACGGACAGTCGCATAATGTCGACGTGGAAGCGCGCACGACCCTGGCGGACGCGCTGCGGGACAGGCTGGAGATCACTGGTCCCAAGGTGGTGTGCGACCGGGGTGAATGCGGCGCCTGCACCGTGGTGATGGACGGCAGGCTCGTCTTCAGTTGCATGACGCTGGCCATGGACGCCCAGGGACGGAAAATCGAAACCGTCGAAGGGCTGGCCGACGGCGATGACCTGCACCCCCTCCAGGAAGCGTTTATCGAGAAGGACGCCTTGATGTGCGGATTCTGCACACCGGGTTTCCTGGTGTCCTCCAAGGCGCTCCTGGACGCCAACGACAACCCGACGCCGGAAGAGGTCCGGGAGGGGCTGTCCGGGAATATCTGCCGCTGTGGCACCTATCCCCACGTGTTCGAGGCCGTGATGAGCGCCGCCGAAAAGATGCGGAAGGGAGGGTGA
- a CDS encoding GDSL-type esterase/lipase family protein, which translates to MKRYAFAAMAGAAVGALVGAEFYLRRQDHAYNRDRWFHEEYDGAHPYIVFHNRSGWELMPGYSVAGIRINDYGFRGTDFPRRKDPDVVRIMCLGDSCTFGAPGDDSPYPYQLERQLAQMGLGRDHQVINAGVDDHASINAQLRLPRLLAFEPDILIVYIGWNDMWLGNPKHYPDMRRKTQSYWHYGNGGDTGLRLLDEAKEILDLNTPPPIGSFDLEDFLPENFEYNMRRLIRTAKNDRVRVVLTTLPTLISGNGAEMSLQSLDKLRYPTFLARGDVDRLTQLYDIYDASIRRLAMEEDTDLIDLNAAFTRMDGERGQYFSDTWHPTIEGSGIIAQALAQGLRDRDIVG; encoded by the coding sequence ATGAAACGTTACGCATTTGCCGCCATGGCCGGCGCCGCTGTAGGCGCCCTCGTAGGCGCGGAATTCTACCTTCGACGCCAGGACCACGCGTATAACAGGGACCGATGGTTCCACGAGGAATACGACGGCGCCCATCCCTATATCGTGTTTCACAACCGAAGTGGCTGGGAACTGATGCCCGGATACAGCGTGGCCGGCATCCGTATCAACGACTACGGGTTCCGGGGAACGGACTTTCCGAGGCGGAAGGACCCCGACGTCGTCCGCATCATGTGTCTCGGCGACTCCTGCACCTTCGGCGCGCCGGGGGACGACTCGCCCTATCCTTATCAGCTCGAACGGCAGTTGGCGCAAATGGGCCTGGGGCGTGATCACCAGGTGATCAACGCCGGCGTCGACGACCACGCGTCTATCAACGCCCAGTTGCGCCTTCCCCGGCTGCTGGCCTTCGAACCCGACATCCTGATTGTCTACATCGGCTGGAACGACATGTGGCTGGGGAATCCGAAACATTATCCGGACATGCGCAGGAAGACCCAGTCGTACTGGCATTACGGTAACGGCGGCGATACGGGGCTGAGGCTGCTGGACGAAGCCAAGGAGATCCTGGATCTGAATACCCCGCCGCCCATCGGCTCCTTCGATCTCGAGGATTTTCTACCCGAGAACTTCGAGTACAATATGCGCCGCCTCATCCGGACGGCGAAGAACGACCGGGTCCGCGTCGTCCTGACGACCCTGCCGACGCTCATCTCCGGCAACGGCGCCGAGATGTCCCTGCAAAGCCTGGACAAGCTGCGGTACCCGACGTTCCTCGCCCGGGGAGACGTCGACCGGCTCACGCAACTCTACGATATCTACGATGCCTCGATCCGCCGGCTGGCCATGGAAGAGGATACGGATCTCATCGATCTGAACGCCGCTTTTACCAGGATGGACGGCGAACGCGGCCAGTATTTCTCCGATACCTGGCATCCCACCATCGAAGGCAGCGGGATCATCGCGCAGGCGCTGGCACAGGGCCTGCGAGACCGCGACATCGTAGGATAG
- a CDS encoding methylated-DNA--[protein]-cysteine S-methyltransferase → MRHVLKYTVFPTPLGPMYAAASDAGVCRITYDVTVEAFETDMLNRFGADLAFVPDGDMLSTVEDQITRYFAGELKVFDIPLDFLRGTPFTRRVWRAQQGIPYGACRSYKWVAERAGRPRAARAVGQANRNNDISLLVPCHRVIANDGRLGGYGGQPDIKAFLLDLEGADYIR, encoded by the coding sequence TTGAGACACGTATTAAAATACACGGTGTTTCCCACGCCTCTCGGTCCCATGTACGCGGCGGCCAGCGACGCGGGCGTGTGTCGTATTACGTATGACGTCACGGTCGAAGCCTTTGAGACCGACATGCTGAACCGCTTCGGCGCGGATCTGGCCTTTGTCCCGGACGGCGACATGCTTTCAACCGTCGAAGACCAGATCACGCGGTATTTCGCCGGAGAACTGAAGGTTTTTGACATTCCCCTGGATTTTCTGCGAGGCACGCCGTTTACCCGACGGGTCTGGCGCGCGCAACAGGGTATTCCATACGGAGCGTGCCGATCCTACAAGTGGGTGGCCGAACGGGCGGGAAGGCCCAGGGCCGCCCGGGCGGTGGGCCAGGCCAACCGAAACAACGACATCAGCCTGCTGGTGCCCTGTCACCGCGTGATCGCCAATGACGGCCGCCTGGGAGGCTACGGCGGCCAGCCGGACATCAAGGCTTTTCTGCTCGATCTCGAAGGCGCGGACTACATCCGCTGA
- a CDS encoding VOC family protein, which yields MQKVQGFGGFFFRAMDPAGLAKWYQDYLGINPAPTNMEMAPWVTESGVTVFSPFDADTDYFAADKTFMLNFRVADLDAMITQLKSADIEVSHESEMEGIGRFARIHDPEGNAIELWEPTS from the coding sequence GTGCAAAAGGTTCAGGGATTCGGTGGGTTCTTCTTTCGGGCGATGGACCCGGCAGGACTTGCGAAATGGTATCAGGATTACCTTGGCATCAATCCTGCTCCGACGAACATGGAGATGGCGCCCTGGGTGACCGAGTCCGGCGTGACGGTTTTCTCACCCTTCGATGCCGACACGGACTACTTCGCGGCGGACAAGACTTTCATGCTGAATTTCCGCGTGGCTGATTTGGACGCGATGATCACGCAACTGAAGTCCGCGGATATCGAGGTCAGCCACGAAAGCGAGATGGAGGGCATCGGCCGCTTCGCCCGAATCCACGACCCCGAAGGAAACGCGATCGAACTTTGGGAGCCCACGTCGTGA